In the genome of Impatiens glandulifera chromosome 6, dImpGla2.1, whole genome shotgun sequence, the window TTACACGAAATGAGAACATATTGATCACAAATCAGCAAgcaaattagttttatttattgaaataaaaattacaagagTAAATGGTACTTGTATTTAAAATGAGAATAACTCAActgaatattaatatttgtttaaattaatctaagatttcaaataaaataatttcaattgttCAAATTTTAGTGTTCAAATTTTAGGTTTACAAAAagtatttgtatttaaaattcatatttcaagttcactttttaaatttacaaattttaaattgtttgaaatgGTTCATAATCATTATTAGAGAGAAGAAGACaccaaaaatactaaataaGTCACAATCAATTTCTTtaattgttgatattttattctcttagCAATCATGTAAAAATGTACGGAAACTATAATATTTGTatcttcattatattttttaaaatttaaatagtaataataatagtacACTATAACTTATTAaggtatttaattaaatttaaaaattattttttattattttatcttttattatatcacttaatttatttaaaaaaaatattaaaatattatttattttattattatatattaatatttttaaattattttataaaaataaaattttactctttttcaaaattatcactaattattatttttcaaataactatttaaatcaTTTAGGCCTGATCCACTAAATTGTAATAATTCTCAATTAAACGGCTCAATAGCttgatattgaattatttgagtttttatttaattaaattactataatgtttttagtttttagtgAGATATTACTtgtatgtttaaaaatattaccaAAGTGACGCATGTTATTTTCTTGACCAATTAAAATTGGTCATgtccttatttatttttggtcaaATATAGTCCTTTCTTGGTTACAGATTGAAAATGGAGACCAGTTTTGGGGTATGTcatgcaaaaaaaaataattattggaaCAAAATTCTttctagaaatttatattttcctAAAATTGTGTCTATAACATggagttaaattattattattattattatttaaaatcaagatTCACAAAAACATCTCAAACTTTAAATGAATACTTTTTTAGTGAAAtcaaaattaagatttaaaacttaaaatcaaaatttgaattagaaCAACTTTATTGAACTTATTTGGTTggggtttatttaaataagctctaatttattttaaaaaatatttattgactgtgattttaaaattgatatttatattttttggaaaaaaaaataggtattaatttataattataaaataattattttttaaaataaataatattttaattaataaattaattaatgtgattaaTGGGAAGTAATTAAATTgtgattaattataattatatttaaaaacataaattataagttccaaataataataatatgtggGGGTATGGatatttaaatttcttatatttttattaaaaaaactgaaTTAAAATGAGGACCGTTATGGTAATATTAACatttcttttgttcttttttttatataaaaaatgtaaatttaaagTTAACGATGAGTTTTTAAAAACTGAAAAGGCAGTCAAAGTTCCATGTACTTCTGATGAGCCAAGTAGGTCATAGGGCCTCATAGCCTAgtcattttgttttatttattttaaaaataaagttattaatatgaaataatctgtaatttaaattattaaaattaaatgataaatcaaaataagctgtggttttaattatttttaattaaaatagttttacaaactaaaattaagAACTTGTTggttaaagttattttaaataaactttagtTTATTGCGTTGACagtttatttttggtaaaaaatatttaaatgatattaatttataataatataatatattttttaaaataattaaattattttagtattttgattaagaaattaagagatataattaattagagactcaaattaaatatttttataaattattttgattagtaatagaattaattataaaacaaaacaaaaaaaaatcttaaaagatGTATATGAGAATAtcataaaaggaaaaaaaatattacataataGTAGTATCATTAATAAaccaataatttaattataattttaaataaataatcttttaaactATGTGAAATTAAAAGTAAGttttggttttaattatttgttatataaaattattttcaattaaaatatcttaaaaaataaaaattcaaattaaagttgctcataaaaaaaacttcagATGTAAATGAGgatataaaaaattgagaaagaaattatataataatattatcatatgAATAAAGCTATGATTTAGTTGTAATTTTAAACATGGCCTTATTCatggttttggtttttgaagattaatttcaaataatttatttaccaataatattcataataatctCATTATCAAACTcattattaaaatcattaatcaaaccatttcaaatatactaatttttcaataatctaaattaaacaaattaatttaaaaataacatgagTTAAAAACTGTAAAAGCCCTAATctcaattcattaaaaaatataagtttaggGAGCAAGAGGTGGATATTCTCGGTCTCCCTAAATATTGGGTTCGAGTTTGTCATGCAACAAGTTTTGCACGTCTGGTTAattagttaagtgtgtttgtgtgCTATATTATTATTTCGCGGGATTAATCACACTCCAAAAGAGAAGCATAACTCAGTgttcaagaaaaaaataaaaaaaacatctaaTGATTTTAgcaaatataactaaatatagATAAGAGTAAGAAGAATATAGATAAAAGTAGGAGggagatattccaacaaaattgaaaaaaatagatagTTTATTATTGTTGAGTATAAAATTAGAGTTTATTCTTTAAACAAAAGTTAACTATTAGATTTTCGCTTTAGATTTGTATATCCAAATTGGAACtaaaaagtgatttaaattaattgttgaTTATCATTAAACTCCTTACAATTTTATTTCTCTAAACATCAATACAAGAGAATGTCCATCGGTCGTGTCAATGTAATGATGAAGAATATGATGCGTTTAATATATAGTATCAAAGGCTTGACGACGACGACGAGAATAAGGACCATGCATAGATTGTtagtaaaaaataacattttgttgTTGTAAACTAAGATTTAAAATTAACCAAtcgaaataaacataaaatttaacattttattgttGTAATCGAGATTCGAAATTAACCAATGGAAAGAACCATAATTCTCTCAAAAGAAACATAGAGGCACTTTTCTTCATGAACAATTTCACGTTGCTCTAGAAAGGTAAAATAGGGCTTTCCATAAAGGATGCTTTTTTTCTTCTCCTCATTAGAGAATTGCAAATTTCAAGcactttttctcttttatctaCACACACGCACATCTTATATGAAAGTGAGAAATCAAATCTCAACAATTAATCATTGATTTAATCATTCCAAAATCAAACTctaattataagtttaaaagCTAATGAATTCCAAACATAATACTCTTtatatttaccttttttttaaataaaattattatcttacAAAAACTAGGAGAATcctaaacaataattatttaccTTAATATCTCTAacgaaaatcaaattttataatcaaatccGAGTTAAGTAGGTTTGTTATTTTTAGTATATgacatattaaaaaaactaattaaattttttgttaaataaaatcataaaattcatattgatatatattttttaattaatatatttcgaAATTGAATggatttgattatttgaaaagatgcTATATTCaatcttaataaatatttatttatttcaaaattttatatttatttttttatcaatttttttagttcaaattgaatcaatataaaaatctaaatattccaatatatttgaatatgaaccataattgttatttgtttattattttgaattagtttaaaagtGGGCTCTTGATGTTTGAATTTGGTCCCCCCTCTTCCCtcttttcatcaaatttaaacattaaattaaatgattattattgAACTCTGACATCATTGACTGTACTATTATTgtgctaataataataataatacaatgatCTTCCACTATAATGagtatatgttttaaatttggTTAATTGATATTTCTTATgggtttattttaatataattttactttttcaaaCTTCCTAAAagactctttattttttaacattttccttctttatttgtttaattgGCAGCTTTCTCTTCTTTTATGCTGCTTTTTccataatttgtattttaaagtattgcaaattttaatttgatattaaaacTCAGgcatatattattgataaattcaGTTTGCttatgtaataatttatttttataaataaaacacatctattaattcattaaattacCAAGATAATAATGTAATAGTAAAAcccataaaaaattatttaattcaaattatgacattaattatattaaattattcaaaatcttcTTGGTAAATATcaactcaaaaaaaaaactagtaaaACACATATAACCCATAATGACTAACCTTTTTGGATCATAATTTCATTCCAtgtgaaattttaatatatttttttgagtttaacaatttaattaaaacaaacaagaaCACTGATTACCATTAAACAAAATCAAGAAGTCAAACAAATGGTTTAAATTTTCAACATTAATTTCCTTTcttaattaagtatttaaacCTTTTAAATGCATGATCAAGACTTTTTTGAAATCATAGACTAAAGAACATACCTTTATTAACAATcaagttttgattttttcaaaatgGGTCCCCTTAGAACttgtttaattttcatttttattagttttctcTACCCAAAATccattattttttgtaatttccAATTTTCACACTCCTATTTTAACCTCTGTAAGATCTTCTTCCCTTCCTCCCTAATCGGATCTTTTTTCTTCCTCCTCGATCTGTACTGTTCTGTATTAAGGTAACTCTGTCTTTCTGTAACCATTTTTCAACGTCCCTTTTCATGTCAACCTTTTTAGCAATCTGAAAAATAAACCATTGAATTGTAATTACACATTTACACTACCCCTTTTTAATCCTATTCTCAGACCTTCCTTCTTCAAAATCTTCACTACTCTCTAAAACAACCAAATGGGTAAAGCAATTAGGTGGTTGAAAGGTCTATTCGGCTTAAAAAAAGACAGAAACCAAAAAGATTGTTCATTTTCCGGTGACCGGAAAATCAAGAATCCGGCTGATTGGATGATCAGATCTTTGTATCTTGAGACAGAACAGAGCAAGCATGCTATTGCGGTGGCCGCAGCTACTGCGGCGGCGGCTGACGCCGCCGTGGCAGCCGCCCATGCGGCTGTGGCAGTTGTTAGGTTAACAAGTAGGGGTAGAGGAGGAATTACAGCTGCTGGATTTGAGAGAATGAATGCTGCTATCAAGATTCAATCATTTTTCAGGGGATATTTGGTTagttttttctcattttatatgttttttttattgaagtaAATATAATTTAGGGTTTTGTTTTTGGTGATTTATGGTGGAAAAAAAAGGCTAGAAAAGCATTGAGAGCATTGAAGGGATTAGTGAAGTTACAAGCTATTGTTAGAGGTTATTTGGTGAGGAAACAAGCAAATGCAACTTTACATAGCATTGAATCATTGTTTAGAGCTCAGGCTAGGTTTCGTGCCCGGAAATCTCtcgccggcgccggcgccgACCACCATCTTGAATTCCCACCTCCCCGGAAATCTACGGTTCTTCCTCCcctctctcttttctttttgtttttactaTTCTTTTGGgttaaggccttgtttggtttTTTGGCTAACCATAGAGCAAGTTTGATCttgtttttttggataaaagatattaaataaagggtatttttgaataaataaaaagagagtgAGGAATAGATGAAgtgaaaagaagaaaatattggGTTTTgcttaaaatttcaaaaaaatgtaatatcaaacaagtcctatttaaataaacttagtAATGAAAACAGggttatttatttgataacacaaaaaaaaaacatttctagTTTAAATTTAGGGTGCTTGattgaaaatactttttaaaactTGTTTagagtttgaataaaaaaagtcaaatatatttattaatttttatgtaaatcAACATATGTATAAACTATTGAGAAAAACAATGTGTTTCTAAttgaatttattgattttttagtGTTTAAACTTACCTATAGATCCTCTagagtgttttcaaatgggttatgatcattttttttttattgaaacaaataaaagttattttgatAATGATTGGAATGATAGATAATTTGAGATTAATGTCAAATAACTTCATTAATCCTAGCAAGGtcatatgttatttttaaataatcttcttTGGTGtagataattttcaaatataaatatataatgattttttttagataaataaattttggttatttgaaataaacctaaataacaaTACCTAAGcttgatttataaatttgtgttttAGGAAAGATTTGGTGATATTTCTAAAGTTCATAGTAGAAGACTCTCTGCCTCGTATGAGACCAGTTTACAATCAATCGATGAGTGCCCAAAGATTGTTGAAATGGATAACGGTAGGCCCAGGCCCAATAAGCCAAAAGCCCGACGAAGCGATCGATCATCGTCGAAAGCACTCTCTTCTCCACTTCCACCTTTCTATGGGTCAGAAGCCCATTACCAATATCAAGATCTTTATGAAGCTGATTCAGGCCCAATGTGGGAAGAGTGTCGATCATCGTCAGCCCAAAGCACTCCTAAGTTGGGCCAATTTGATGGGCCTAAAGTGGGAGCAAAGAGTGTTTGCGGGGAGGAGATTGTTTTCGAGAAACTAAATGTGTTTCCAAATTACATGTCGAACACGCGTTCTTCAAAGGCGAAGTTTAGGTCTAGGAGCGCCCCGAAGCAGAGGCCCGAGTTTGGGCCCAATAGGAGGGTTTCGTTGGGTGATATGATGGAATCGAGAGGAAGTTTGAGCGGGCTTAAAATGGAGAGGTCGTGTTCGCAGGCCCAAGAAGTAATCAATTCGAGGTCGAAGTGGTGAAAATTGAAAAGTTACCAAATTTGGTAGAAAAAAATAGGAAGAAGATTAAAAGGGTTGCATGTGACTAGAAAAATGGTGGAATTGTATATTTATTACTAGTCCATTTTAATTAACTCATTATCAATGACTAAGTCGAATATGAAGAATCTCTCATAAgcatgtaaaattttaaattacatgTTTTTACTTTCTATTGCTATTGTCTATTGTTGTGTGTTGAATTTGAGTTTAAAGTAATTAAAGTACCTTTTCACTAACTCcatttgatatttaattgttttttttgtatgacattctttgtatttatttattatttcatcttttttagtataatttttcaaataaaataacatcaGAGTATTTTAAgtattacataatttaatatattgatgacttatttaatataagtataatatttatttttacctaCTTAAATAAAGACAtgttaaaaaaagaattaaaatatatagcttattttaaaaaaagaaaaaaaagctaaacacattattattaaaaacacatCTATCAAAAGGCAACTTTATCCcagtaaatttaataaaagtacatgtatgtataaattgtattagacttttaattatttttcttaaaaatacatCATAATTTACCtcaataaatcttttttttttcttttaacatattttattaaatttttaatattactagATTAAATTcgaacataattaaaaaaaatatatatatatatataataatatcttattattctcttattcactatataattaatatatatatatatattatactagttcataaattaataatttaatatttaatatattaaattatataattcaatatattatatttattaactaatatataaaagtataatagtcttaattcaaatattaatttttaaatttgtttcaaatattaattttaaattgtatatcaattttattatttaacttatttaatacataaaatttaataattgaattttaattttaaattttctaatactcttgataaattttttatcaaacaaagatttttattaaaattataaaaaaaaaactaatcaaaTCTATTGGCATCCTAAATATTAGAAACCATAAATAAGACTTGTTTGATTAAGATATATTGGTAGAGAAGGAATAATGGATCAGTATTAATTTGAGTCTGAGTATATACAAACAAGAAATTAAGATTTGACCCATTCAGAGCCGTCGATGAAACCTAAAGAGATGAACGGCTGAGCTTCTTCATCAGTGAGTTCTCTTGACCATGAAACCCTACCTGCAAACCTTGCCCCGGGTCCTGTACACTTGTACTGCCCATAAAACACAGTCctgcatttttttaataaccacAGGCCccacaaattatttgaaattaataatagatacaaaatttataacataattgaatcttatttaaaatttgaacaaatatgGGACAAGAAACCTTCCACACCACTATGATAAATTCAGTGATgcattttggcatgtttttttaaataacaattggGATGGTTAAGAATTGACTTACATTTCGCGTGTAGGATCGCCCCAATTAAACCATCCTTTCGGAATGATTATATCGTCCATATAAGTATTGGCGAAGACAACTCTAGAGAAAGGCCCCCATGCTCTCCCTAGATAAAGGGCGCCCGAACCGGTTACCTTACAATTGACGAATGAGAAACCCGTGTCCTCAAGCATGTTACTTCTCCCTTGTGCCGTCACTGCCCCCATTCTTTGGGCTATCGCATGAACGTGACACtcctacatttttttttataaacattctCATTTAGTCGACGAAGTTgacttaatttcttttaaagtGGGCATCAAAATGAAGGGAGAATAAAATAGAGATATTATAAAAGGGGATAACCTAAtgcaataatttatttatagatagGGGATAAGATTCCTTCCTTACATCATAGTGTCTTCATGCTCAAAATTAGACTAACTTAATTcatatcaatttatatatatataaatggaatattaaagattattcttcaaactcttttaactttttttttaccttaTTCTTGGGTAAAACCCTTAAagcttatttgatattttttttctttaaatttgacTCAAAATTCAATATTTCCCTCTTTTAATTCATCTATCATATCACTTGTCTTATTCATCTAAATactaaaatcttttatttaatattttatttatctttttatgcCAAAATGATATAATAGTCATCAAAccttaaaaaactatttttttatttaaaaaataagtttatactAAACCATATAAAACCCCCCAAAAAAtcaccaagatcaaacaagcttagGATTGTTTGATATGTTGGTTAAATGACCATATCAAcccttttaactttttttaccTTATTCTTGGGTAAAACCTTtgtttgatattgttttttttatttttttatttttacataaaatttaataatttttcttttttcagttCATTATCTCATCACTCCTTCTATCAATTTAATTACCAAAATATCCTTTATTTAATATCTTTCCCTCTCATCtttatctataattattaatataattgtcattcaactttaaaaaactactttttttttttttaagtaaatttatccaaaaacctaaaaaaacccaccaagatcaaacaaactccaagtattgtttgatattttggttAAATGACCATATTACCCTTATAATGAATATAATGATAGAGATTGAAGGAAATTAACCTCAAAAAGAGCAAGGCCATTGCCAAAGATGAAATCAACAGAGCCCTCAATATAGCAATCTTTGTAATAATGCCTTCCAAGTTGATCATAAAGTGTATCTTGAGCACCCAAAAACTTACACCCATAAAAAGCTGCATTATCCCCTGATATTCTCAACGCCACCGCCTGCTTCCCTATTGCCCCCGGCTCCGGCACCGGAGTTGGGTTCTACACCACAATCAACAATTGTAATTAAATGAACCAATCAATCAATGAATCAATGAATGAACAAAAACCCACCTTGAATGTGATGTTTCTAGCTATGAAAAAAGGAGAATTGATAGCAAAAGTGGCTGATCCAAAAGTCCCTAAAGGTTTCCCATTAGGACCAATTGTTTGAGCTGTATCTCCCCATTCAACAATGGTTTTATCAGCTCCATCTCCTTCAATTGATATAAATGATTTCATTGCAGGAATAATTACCTTCTCcctaaacaaaaacaaagaCAAGAAAAAGTAAATGAAACAGAACAAACAACATGCAGATAAAGTTAACAGATAAAAGACAGAAACCAAAAG includes:
- the LOC124942691 gene encoding protein IQ-domain 26-like, coding for MGKAIRWLKGLFGLKKDRNQKDCSFSGDRKIKNPADWMIRSLYLETEQSKHAIAVAAATAAAADAAVAAAHAAVAVVRLTSRGRGGITAAGFERMNAAIKIQSFFRGYLARKALRALKGLVKLQAIVRGYLVRKQANATLHSIESLFRAQARFRARKSLAGAGADHHLEFPPPRKSTERFGDISKVHSRRLSASYETSLQSIDECPKIVEMDNGRPRPNKPKARRSDRSSSKALSSPLPPFYGSEAHYQYQDLYEADSGPMWEECRSSSAQSTPKLGQFDGPKVGAKSVCGEEIVFEKLNVFPNYMSNTRSSKAKFRSRSAPKQRPEFGPNRRVSLGDMMESRGSLSGLKMERSCSQAQEVINSRSKW
- the LOC124942687 gene encoding probable pectinesterase 53; the encoded protein is MSKFYILAFLLLLLLNANHVFSHTKGIRPKRFDQFLTPNTTQVELSETQFMKWVEFVGTLKHSLFKPSKNKVFPSFSLTVDKNPATGDFTSIQDAIDSLPTVNLIRVVIKVHAGVYKEKVIIPAMKSFISIEGDGADKTIVEWGDTAQTIGPNGKPLGTFGSATFAINSPFFIARNITFKNPTPVPEPGAIGKQAVALRISGDNAAFYGCKFLGAQDTLYDQLGRHYYKDCYIEGSVDFIFGNGLALFEECHVHAIAQRMGAVTAQGRSNMLEDTGFSFVNCKVTGSGALYLGRAWGPFSRVVFANTYMDDIIIPKGWFNWGDPTREMTVFYGQYKCTGPGARFAGRVSWSRELTDEEAQPFISLGFIDGSEWVKS